CGATATGACGGCGGCGGAGCGTATGCTCGGCGTACCGTTCTATTATTCGGGTACGATAGAAAAGGGAAAAGGAATCGGCAGAACGATCGGTTTTCCGACGGCGAATCTGAAGCCTCGTGACGGTGTCGTTGTCCCCAGATACGGCGTGTATCTTACCGCCGTGCGCGTGGGTACTTCGCGCATCATGAAGGCGCTTACCTTCGTCGGGCGTTCGCATCTGCATCCATCCGTGCTTATTGAGACACACATCATCGATTTTAACCGTACCGTATACGGCAGATCGATGGATGTGTTCTTCCTCCGCTATCTGAGACCCGTACTGCCGGTACGATCGATCGATGCATTGAAGTCGCTCATCGAGAACGACGTGCATACCGCACGCCGAATACGTATCAGGAGCGACCTATGTCGTTAGACGCAAAAACAAAAACGGAAGCCATCGGGGCATTCCGCAGGAACGAAAAGGACACCGGTTCACCCGAGGTGCAGGTAGCCATTCTCACCAAGCGCATCCTCACGCTGGCCGAGCATTTCAAGACACACGAGAAGGACCATCACTCCCGCATGGGACTTTTAAAGATGGTCAACAGCCGCAGGAGACTGCTCGATTATCTCCGCCGCACCGATGTGCAAAAATATCGCTCGCTCATCGAAAAACTCAACATACGCAAGTAACGACCGCGCTGCCCCGTACTGTACCGGCGCGGAGATATGTCCCCGCCTGGCATGTCCGGGACGGCATGACCGATAGACACGTCTATCAAGGATATATTCATGGACATCACAAAAG
This window of the Spirochaetota bacterium genome carries:
- the rpsO gene encoding 30S ribosomal protein S15, producing MSLDAKTKTEAIGAFRRNEKDTGSPEVQVAILTKRILTLAEHFKTHEKDHHSRMGLLKMVNSRRRLLDYLRRTDVQKYRSLIEKLNIRK